A region of the Deltaproteobacteria bacterium genome:
GCCGGAACGCCGCCGAGCTGTCATTACACGACCAGCGAGGTGACCGGCTCGCTGCTGCAGCTCGCCACCACGGTGCGCCAGGCGCTGCCGGTGCGCGCCGTGGTGGACGGAGCCGAGGGAGAAGAGGGTGTGGTGGCGGTGGCGCCGCAGGCATGATCGCGCTGCTCTGCGCGGCGGTCTTCGATCTGATCCTCTCCGGCGGGCGCGTCGTCGACGGGACCGGGTCGCCGTGGTTCCGGGCGGACGTCGGGATCCGCGGCGACAGCATCGCCGCCGTCGGCGATCTTTCTCGGGAAAAGACGAAACGGCGGGTCGAGCTGCGGGATCTGGCGATCGCGCCCGGGTTCATAGATCTCCTCGGGCAGAGCGAGCTCAACGTGCTGATCGATCCCCGCGAGGAGTCGAAGGTCCGCCAGGGGATCACCACCGAGCTGACCGGCGAAGGCATCTCGCCGGCGCCGATGAATGCCGCCTGGATCCACGAGCAGGAGCCCTGGCTCCGCAAGTACAAGCTGAAGATCGACTGGACGGATCTTTCCGGATACTTCCGACGGCTGCGCAAGGCCCGCCCGAGCATCAACGAAGCGGTGCTGGTCGGCGCGGGGCAGGTGCGCGGGATCGTCCTCGGATTCAAGGACGTGCAGCCCGACGAGAAGCAGCTGGCGAGGATGCAGAGGCTGGTGCAGACAGCGATGCGGCAGGGCGCGTTCGGCGTCTCGACCGGCCTCATCTACCAGCCGGGAAGCTTCGCCCGTACTCCGGAGCTGATCGCCCTCGCCAAGGTGGCGGCGAAGCACCGCGGGATCTACGCGAGTCACATCCGGAGCGAGTCGAAGAGGATCGGCGACGCGCTCGACGAGGCGTTCACCATTGCCCGCGAGGCGCGAGTGCCGGTGGAGATCTGGCATCTCAAGGTCTCCGGGCGCGCCAACTGGGGCCGGATGAAGGAGGTCGTAGGCCGGATCGAGGCGGCGCGGGCAGCCGGGCTCGACGTCACCGCCGACATGTATCCCTGGATCGCGAGCGCGAACGGGCTGGACGCGACGATCCCGGACTGGGCGCACGAGGGCGGAGTGGACGCGATGTTGGCGCGCATCCGCGATCCGGCTCAGCGGGCGAAGATGATCGCGGAGATCGAGCCCGATCTCCACCCGGAGGACATCCTTCTGCTCTCCGCCGTCAACCCGGAGGTGAAGAAGCACGTCGGCAAGCGGCTGGACGCGGCTGCGCGCGATCTGGGAAAGACGCCTGCCGAGGCGCTCGTCGACCTCGTCGCGCTGGATCGGGCCTCCATCGGCGTGGCGCGCTTCGGCATGAGCGAGGACGACGTGAAGGTCGGCCTTTCGCAACCCTGGGTGGCCATGGACACCGACTACGGCGGGATGGGGATCGACGGTCCGTTCGCGGCCGAAGGAAGCGCCCATCCGCGCGCGTTCGCCAGCACCGCCCGGATCCTCGGCCACTACGCGCGCGACGAGCGCTTGTTCACGGTCGAGGAGGCGGTCCGGAAAATGACCTCCCTGCCGGCGCGCCGGCTGGGGCTGCAGGATCGCGGGTTGATCCGGGTGGGCATGAAGGCGGACCTGGTCGTGTTCGATCCCGCGACCATCCGGGATACCGCCACGTTCGAGAAACCGATGGCGTATCCGGAAGGTATTCCGTACGTGGCGGTGAACGGACGGCTCGTCCTCGACAACGGGAAGCGCACGAAGGAACGTCCCGGCCGGCCGCTCCTCCACTCGCCTTGACTTGACCCGGCGCGCCGCGCACATTCCGGCGCCCTATGGGCGTAACGGCGGAGCAGGTTCTTTCAGCGCTGAAGGATCTCAAGGACCCCTCGTCCGGCCGGCCGATGTCCGAGCTCGGGTACTTCAAGCATCCCGAGATGCTCGACGGCGGAGGCGTGCGGGTGCGCGTCGAGCTGCCGACGCCGGCCTCGCCGCACAAGGCGCGGATCGAGGAAGCGGTGCGGGCCATGCTCTCGCCGCTGCAGCTTCCGCGCGTGGAGGTGGCGTTCGGAGCGAACGTCCGCCCCTCGCCCGCCAAGCAGCACAATCCCAACGATCTCGTCCCTTCGGTGAAGAACGTCGTCCTGGTCGGCTCCGGCAAGGGCGGGGTGGGAAAGAGCACGGTCTCCGCCAACGTCGCCGTCGCGCTGGCGAATCTGGGGTGCAAGGTCGGCTTGCTGGACGCCGACATCTACGGCCCGTCGCTGCCTCTGATGATGGGCCTGTTCGGCGCGCGTCCGACCAGCGAAGACGGCAAGAGCGTCGTCCCGCTCACCGCGTTCGGTGTGAAGGTGATCAGCATCGGGTTCTTCGTCGATCCCGATCAGGCGATGATCTGGCGGGGCCCGATGCTGCACGGCGCCCTGGTGCAGTTGTTGCGCGACGTGCGCTGGGGTGACCTGGACTACCTGATCCTCGATCTGCCGCCCGGCACCGGCGACATCCAGCTCACCATCGCGCAACAGGTCAGCGTCAGCGGCGCGGTGGTAGTGACCACGCCGCAGGACGTGGCCCTGGCCGACGCCATCAAGGCGAAGACGATGTTCGACAAGGTGAACATCCCGGTGCTGGGGTTCGTGGAGAACATGAGCGGGTTCGTCTGTCCCCATTGCCACCATGAGACCGACATCTTTTCCAAGGGTGGCGCGGAGCAGGCCGCCGCCAAGCTGGGAGTGCCGTTCCTCGGGCGAGTTCCCATCAATCCGGCGATCCGTGTCGGAAGCGACGACGGGCGGCCCGTGGTCGCCGCCGACCCCGGTCTTCCCGAAGCCCAGGCGCTCACGCGGATCGCGCAGAACGTTGCCGACCGGGTCGCGCTCGCGAACATGACCGCGGTCCCGCGCGGGCAGAAACCTCTCGTGCAACTGGGGAAGAAAGCGTGAACAAGACCTCGCTGGTGCAGTGCGACGACCAGATCGTGGAGCAGGGCGGCTTCGCCTTCCGGCGAAAGCGGCTCGGCGCAGCCGCCGGTGGAAAGGGCATCGGCGCGAGCTGGTTCGAGTTGCAGCCGGGCCAGAAGGCATTTCCGTTCCATTTCCATCTCGCGAACGACGAGGCCGTGTTCGTCCTCGAGGGCGAAGGCACTCTGCGGTTGGGCGAGGAGGAGCATTCACTGCGCGCGGGGGACTACGTCACGTTTCCACCGGGGCCTCCGGGGCACCAGATCATCAACCGCTCGCAGGCCCCGTTGCGGTACCTCGCGATCTCCACCATGCGGGAACCCGAAGTAGCCGTCTATCCGGATTCGCGGAAGGTCGGCGTCCTGGCCCGCGGTCATGGGATCATGTCGGTGCACCGCCAAGGCGACGCCGTCGACTACTACGATGGCGAGAAGTGATGGGCGCGACGCATTTCGGAGGGCCGAGCATGCCGGAAGAGGATGACGATCTCCCACCCGAGGAGATGAAGAAGTTGTCCGGCATCGTTCCCGACATCGTGCGCCGCGCGGTCCTCACCGGCGTGGGTGCGTTGTTCATGACCGAGGAGGGGATCCGCAACCTCGTCGGCGACATGAAGATGCCCAAGGACGCCCTGGCCTTCCTCATCGCCCAGGCGGACAAGACGCGCAGCGAGGTAGCGCGGGTGGTCACGCACGAAGTCCGCCGGTTCCTGGAGAGCGAGACGCTGCGCCGGGAGATCTGGAAGCTGCTCAACGGCGTCACGCTGGAGGTGAACGCCACCATCCAGCTCAAGCCGAGCGGCGATGCGGCGC
Encoded here:
- a CDS encoding cupin domain-containing protein, whose protein sequence is MNKTSLVQCDDQIVEQGGFAFRRKRLGAAAGGKGIGASWFELQPGQKAFPFHFHLANDEAVFVLEGEGTLRLGEEEHSLRAGDYVTFPPGPPGHQIINRSQAPLRYLAISTMREPEVAVYPDSRKVGVLARGHGIMSVHRQGDAVDYYDGEK
- a CDS encoding D-aminoacylase, which encodes MIALLCAAVFDLILSGGRVVDGTGSPWFRADVGIRGDSIAAVGDLSREKTKRRVELRDLAIAPGFIDLLGQSELNVLIDPREESKVRQGITTELTGEGISPAPMNAAWIHEQEPWLRKYKLKIDWTDLSGYFRRLRKARPSINEAVLVGAGQVRGIVLGFKDVQPDEKQLARMQRLVQTAMRQGAFGVSTGLIYQPGSFARTPELIALAKVAAKHRGIYASHIRSESKRIGDALDEAFTIAREARVPVEIWHLKVSGRANWGRMKEVVGRIEAARAAGLDVTADMYPWIASANGLDATIPDWAHEGGVDAMLARIRDPAQRAKMIAEIEPDLHPEDILLLSAVNPEVKKHVGKRLDAAARDLGKTPAEALVDLVALDRASIGVARFGMSEDDVKVGLSQPWVAMDTDYGGMGIDGPFAAEGSAHPRAFASTARILGHYARDERLFTVEEAVRKMTSLPARRLGLQDRGLIRVGMKADLVVFDPATIRDTATFEKPMAYPEGIPYVAVNGRLVLDNGKRTKERPGRPLLHSP
- a CDS encoding Mrp/NBP35 family ATP-binding protein, which produces MGVTAEQVLSALKDLKDPSSGRPMSELGYFKHPEMLDGGGVRVRVELPTPASPHKARIEEAVRAMLSPLQLPRVEVAFGANVRPSPAKQHNPNDLVPSVKNVVLVGSGKGGVGKSTVSANVAVALANLGCKVGLLDADIYGPSLPLMMGLFGARPTSEDGKSVVPLTAFGVKVISIGFFVDPDQAMIWRGPMLHGALVQLLRDVRWGDLDYLILDLPPGTGDIQLTIAQQVSVSGAVVVTTPQDVALADAIKAKTMFDKVNIPVLGFVENMSGFVCPHCHHETDIFSKGGAEQAAAKLGVPFLGRVPINPAIRVGSDDGRPVVAADPGLPEAQALTRIAQNVADRVALANMTAVPRGQKPLVQLGKKA